In Streptomyces canus, one DNA window encodes the following:
- the pepN gene encoding aminopeptidase N → MPGENLSRDEARERAALLSVDGYDVSLDLRSAVGDQVGDGPRTFRSVTTIRFRCNEPGATSFADLIAPSVTAVSLNGRDLDPGAVFDGSRIALEDLAADNELVVDAQCAYSRTGEGMHRFVDPEDGEVYLYTQYEPADSRRVFANFEQPDLKAPFRFEVRAPQGWVVWSNGVGAESDGVWRFAETKPISTYITCVVAGPYHYVTDSYERVFEDGTRLEIPLGALCRKGLAPHFDSDDVFLVTKQGLDFFHDHFDYPYPFGKYDQAFVPEYNLGAMENPGLVTFREEFIFRGKVTQASYEGRANVILHEMAHMWFGDLVTMVWWDDLWLKESFADFMGTFANVGATRFKDAWITFANRRKAWAYRADQLPSTHPITADIRDLQDAKLNFDGITYAKGASVLKQLVAYVGQDAFLEGARRYFKRHAYGNTRLGDLLSVLEETSGRDMGAWARSWLQTAGVNSLTPQVLLSAEGRVDELAVVQEAAALAPADHPELRPHRVAVGLYRRTPEGALERYARAEVDVDGPRTVVAELAGAEAPELVLVNDDDLTYCKTRFDAGSLETLKSGLGDLTDPLARALCWSALWNMTRDALLPAREFIDIVLRFAGRESDIGVLQMLHAWAESAVVHYAAPEWRERGAGLLAEGAERELLAAGPGSEQQLAWARFFARTAESRAGLDLLQGLLDGTATIDGLDVDQELRWAFLQPLTVGGLADEKALAAELARDDTASGKRHQVRCLAARPSEAVKAQAWAQVVESDALSNALAEATISGFTQPSQRHLLEPYTEKYFAVIERVWQDRSIQIAMNTVSGLFPSLQDPRRTLDAADAWLAAHEDAAPALRRLVLEGRDDLARALRGQECDAQAVNHG, encoded by the coding sequence GTGCCCGGTGAGAATCTGTCCCGCGACGAGGCCCGGGAGCGGGCCGCCCTGCTGTCCGTCGACGGGTACGACGTGTCCCTCGACCTGCGCTCGGCGGTCGGCGACCAGGTCGGGGACGGCCCGCGCACCTTCCGGTCCGTGACCACGATCCGCTTCCGGTGCAACGAGCCGGGGGCCACGAGCTTCGCGGACCTGATCGCGCCGAGCGTCACGGCGGTCTCGCTGAACGGCCGGGACCTCGACCCGGGCGCGGTCTTCGACGGCTCCCGGATCGCCCTGGAGGACCTGGCCGCCGACAACGAACTGGTCGTCGACGCCCAGTGCGCCTACTCCCGCACCGGCGAGGGCATGCACCGCTTCGTCGATCCCGAGGACGGCGAGGTCTACCTCTACACGCAGTACGAGCCGGCCGACTCGCGCCGCGTCTTCGCGAACTTCGAGCAGCCGGACCTCAAGGCGCCCTTCCGCTTCGAGGTGCGGGCGCCGCAGGGATGGGTGGTCTGGAGCAACGGGGTCGGCGCGGAGAGCGACGGCGTGTGGCGGTTCGCGGAGACGAAGCCGATCTCGACGTACATCACCTGTGTGGTGGCGGGGCCGTACCACTACGTGACGGACTCCTACGAGCGCGTCTTCGAGGACGGCACCCGGCTGGAGATCCCCCTCGGTGCCCTGTGCCGCAAGGGGCTCGCCCCCCACTTCGACTCCGACGACGTCTTCCTGGTCACCAAGCAGGGCCTGGACTTCTTCCACGACCACTTCGACTACCCGTACCCCTTCGGGAAGTACGACCAGGCGTTCGTGCCCGAGTACAACCTCGGCGCGATGGAGAACCCGGGGCTCGTCACCTTCCGCGAGGAGTTCATCTTCCGGGGCAAGGTCACCCAGGCGTCCTACGAGGGCCGGGCCAACGTCATCCTGCACGAGATGGCGCACATGTGGTTCGGCGACCTGGTCACCATGGTCTGGTGGGACGACCTGTGGCTGAAGGAGTCCTTCGCGGACTTCATGGGCACCTTCGCGAACGTCGGCGCGACCCGCTTCAAGGACGCCTGGATCACCTTCGCCAACCGCCGCAAGGCCTGGGCCTACCGCGCCGACCAGCTGCCCTCCACGCACCCCATCACCGCCGACATCCGCGACCTCCAGGACGCCAAGCTCAACTTCGACGGCATCACCTACGCCAAGGGCGCCTCCGTACTGAAGCAGCTCGTCGCGTACGTAGGCCAGGACGCGTTCCTGGAGGGCGCGCGGCGCTACTTCAAGCGGCACGCGTACGGCAACACACGCCTCGGCGATCTGCTGTCGGTGCTCGAGGAGACCAGCGGGCGGGACATGGGCGCGTGGGCGCGGTCCTGGCTCCAGACGGCCGGGGTCAACTCCCTCACCCCGCAGGTGCTGTTGAGTGCCGAGGGGCGGGTCGACGAGCTGGCGGTCGTGCAGGAGGCGGCTGCTCTTGCCCCGGCGGACCACCCGGAGCTGCGGCCGCACCGGGTGGCGGTGGGCCTGTACCGCCGTACGCCCGAAGGGGCTCTGGAGCGGTACGCGCGCGCCGAGGTGGACGTCGACGGCCCGCGGACGGTCGTGGCGGAGTTGGCCGGCGCCGAGGCGCCCGAGCTCGTGCTCGTCAACGACGACGACCTGACGTACTGCAAGACCCGCTTCGACGCGGGCTCCCTGGAGACCCTGAAGTCGGGGCTCGGTGACCTCACCGACCCGCTCGCCCGGGCCCTGTGCTGGTCGGCGCTGTGGAACATGACGCGGGACGCGCTGCTGCCGGCCAGGGAGTTCATCGACATCGTGCTGCGCTTCGCGGGCCGCGAGTCCGACATCGGCGTCCTGCAGATGCTGCATGCCTGGGCCGAGTCGGCGGTCGTGCACTACGCGGCGCCCGAGTGGCGCGAGCGGGGTGCGGGGCTGCTCGCCGAGGGGGCCGAGCGGGAGCTGCTCGCCGCCGGGCCGGGCAGCGAGCAGCAGCTGGCGTGGGCGCGGTTCTTCGCGCGGACGGCCGAGAGCAGGGCCGGCCTGGACCTGTTGCAGGGCCTGCTGGACGGCACGGCGACCATCGACGGGCTGGACGTCGACCAGGAGCTGCGGTGGGCGTTCCTGCAGCCGCTGACCGTGGGGGGCCTGGCCGACGAGAAGGCGCTGGCAGCCGAACTCGCCCGCGACGACACCGCGTCCGGCAAGCGCCATCAGGTCCGCTGCCTGGCCGCCCGTCCGTCCGAGGCGGTTAAGGCGCAGGCGTGGGCGCAGGTCGTGGAGTCCGACGCGCTCTCCAACGCCCTGGCCGAGGCGACCATCTCGGGGTTCACCCAGCCCTCCCAGCGCCATCTGCTGGAGCCCTACACGGAGAAGTACTTCGCGGTGATCGAGCGGGTCTGGCAGGACCGCTCGATCCAGATCGCGATGAACACCGTCTCCGGGCTGTTCCCCTCCCTCCAGGACCCGCGGAGGACGCTGGACGCGGCCGACGCGTGGCTCGCGGCCCACGAGGACGCGGCGCCGGCGCTGCGCAGGCTGGTGCTGGAAGGGCGGGACGATCTGGCGCGGGCGCTGCGGGGGCAGGAGTGCGATGCGCAGGCCGTCAACCACGGCTGA
- a CDS encoding mycothiol-dependent nitroreductase Rv2466c family protein — MSDTANASGKTPVDFWFDPLCPWAWMTSRWVLEVEKVRDIEVRWHLMSLAVLNEPKLDELPEEYRELLETKAWQPIRVVTAAWQKHGSDILGPLYTALGTRIHNEGQGPTREAVEGALAEVGLPADLIEYFDQKDFEFDAELRASHKEGIDKVGQEVGTPVIAVPGADGEQIAFFGPVVTPAPKGEDAARLWDGTLAVASVPGFYELKRTRTKGPDFSNL, encoded by the coding sequence ATGTCCGACACCGCGAACGCCTCAGGCAAGACCCCCGTCGACTTCTGGTTCGACCCGCTGTGCCCCTGGGCCTGGATGACCTCCCGCTGGGTCCTGGAGGTGGAGAAGGTCCGGGACATCGAGGTGCGCTGGCACCTCATGAGCCTGGCGGTGCTGAACGAGCCCAAGCTGGACGAGCTGCCCGAGGAGTACCGCGAGCTGTTGGAGACCAAGGCGTGGCAGCCGATCCGGGTGGTCACCGCGGCCTGGCAGAAGCACGGCTCCGACATCCTCGGCCCGCTGTACACCGCGCTCGGCACCCGTATCCACAACGAGGGCCAGGGCCCGACGCGTGAGGCCGTCGAAGGCGCCCTTGCGGAGGTCGGCCTGCCCGCCGACCTGATCGAGTACTTCGACCAGAAGGACTTCGAGTTCGACGCCGAGCTGCGGGCCTCCCACAAGGAGGGCATCGACAAGGTCGGCCAGGAGGTCGGCACCCCGGTCATCGCGGTCCCGGGCGCGGACGGCGAGCAGATCGCCTTCTTCGGCCCGGTCGTCACCCCGGCCCCCAAGGGCGAGGACGCGGCAAGGCTGTGGGACGGCACGCTCGCGGTGGCATCGGTTCCGGGCTTCTACGAGCTCAAGCGCACGCGCACGAAGGGCCCGGACTTCAGCAACCTGTGA
- a CDS encoding FGGY family carbohydrate kinase → MYVGIDVGTSVVKAAAFDSGGRQLAVESRPVELSLHGGFVEQDMAEVYDAVVDVLGKLTGRVPEPVELAGLTGQGDGVWLVDEEGRPVRSALSWMDGRAHELLDQWLADGTFETVFRRTGGAMFPGSPGPLLAWLDRYDPKSLDAAATAVYCKDMVFQRLTGAARATTDVSDSSMPFLDPRTRTYDNRVVELLGLTRRRRLLAPIGDPIATGEARGEGLPSGTRLSNGPYDLPACALGAGVTAPGDGLLIVGTCLAALVATTELDLTGEPAGLYISTDRPGHRLRAMPAMVGTAALDWVLSTTGVTHAEVDDLLAATPPGAHGVRVLPYFAPSGERAPFVEPHLRAELSGISLETTKADLIRATCEGIGYAARHCLEAAGLTGSLAVCGGGTRSSAWMQLLADVLGRPLRVVEGEVGARGAVLAAAERYGVSLDAGAWTEPTAIVEPDPGRASHYAKGYEEHLSRLEEARGRARR, encoded by the coding sequence ATGTACGTCGGTATCGATGTGGGCACGTCCGTCGTCAAGGCCGCCGCGTTCGACAGCGGGGGCCGTCAACTGGCCGTCGAGTCACGCCCGGTGGAGCTCTCCCTGCACGGCGGGTTCGTCGAGCAGGACATGGCGGAGGTCTACGACGCCGTCGTCGACGTCCTCGGCAAGCTGACCGGGCGGGTGCCGGAGCCGGTGGAGCTGGCCGGGCTGACCGGTCAGGGCGACGGGGTGTGGCTGGTCGACGAGGAGGGGCGGCCGGTGCGTTCGGCGCTGTCCTGGATGGACGGCCGGGCCCACGAACTGCTCGACCAGTGGCTGGCGGACGGCACGTTCGAGACGGTGTTCCGGCGGACCGGCGGGGCGATGTTTCCCGGCTCGCCGGGGCCGTTGCTGGCCTGGCTGGACCGGTACGACCCGAAGTCCCTGGATGCCGCCGCGACCGCCGTGTACTGCAAGGACATGGTGTTCCAGCGGCTGACGGGGGCCGCGCGGGCGACGACGGACGTGTCGGATTCGTCCATGCCCTTCCTCGATCCCCGGACACGGACGTACGACAACCGGGTGGTCGAGCTGCTGGGACTCACCCGTCGTCGGCGACTGCTCGCCCCGATCGGCGACCCGATCGCCACGGGCGAGGCGCGGGGCGAGGGGCTGCCGTCCGGGACGCGGCTCTCGAACGGCCCGTACGATCTGCCGGCCTGCGCGCTGGGCGCCGGGGTCACCGCGCCGGGCGACGGGCTCCTCATCGTCGGAACCTGTCTGGCCGCGCTCGTCGCCACCACCGAGCTGGACCTGACCGGGGAGCCGGCCGGGCTGTACATCTCCACCGACCGGCCCGGGCACCGGCTGCGGGCGATGCCGGCGATGGTGGGGACGGCGGCGCTGGACTGGGTGCTGTCGACGACGGGCGTCACACATGCCGAGGTGGACGACCTTCTGGCGGCGACGCCGCCGGGGGCGCACGGGGTCCGGGTGCTGCCGTACTTCGCTCCCTCCGGGGAGCGGGCTCCCTTCGTCGAGCCCCATCTGCGGGCCGAGCTCAGCGGGATCTCGCTGGAGACGACCAAGGCGGATCTGATCCGGGCGACCTGCGAGGGGATCGGATACGCGGCCCGGCACTGCTTGGAGGCGGCCGGGCTGACGGGTTCGCTCGCGGTGTGCGGCGGAGGTACGCGAAGCTCTGCGTGGATGCAGCTGCTGGCGGACGTGCTGGGCCGACCGTTGCGGGTCGTCGAGGGCGAGGTGGGGGCCCGGGGGGCGGTGCTGGCGGCGGCGGAGCGGTACGGGGTCTCGCTGGACGCGGGGGCCTGGACCGAACCTACGGCGATCGTCGAGCCGGATCCGGGGCGGGCCTCCCACTACGCGAAGGGGTACGAGGAGCACCTGAGCCGGCTGGAGGAGGCTCGGGGCCGGGCGAGGCGCTGA
- a CDS encoding 2-hydroxyacid dehydrogenase: protein MTQRTDPVRVVAAGDHFVLPGLIAGAVEAELGGIAAETREVRLGWPLEPFGPVAEVTEASDAEDELIEALDGAEVLVTQMGPVTERVLNAADSLRLVVVCRGGPVNVNLDAAKARDVRVCFAPGRNAAATAEFTVGMLLAAVRRIPQAHDLLAGQGSWEGGAAYYTYEHSGLELEDLPVGLVGYGAVGSRVARVLCAFGAQVMVYDPYVRGEIHGLRVSSLDQLLTRSRVITLHARLTAETRGLIGARELALLPEGAVVVNVARGPLVDESALCDALEAGRLSAAALDTYAHEPLPPDSRLHALADRVVLTPHLGGASRAVAEKAARIAAEEVGRWVRGEPLAHCLT from the coding sequence ATGACCCAGAGGACCGATCCCGTACGTGTCGTGGCGGCCGGCGACCACTTCGTACTGCCGGGGCTGATCGCCGGGGCCGTCGAGGCCGAGCTGGGCGGCATCGCCGCGGAGACGAGGGAGGTGAGGCTCGGCTGGCCGCTGGAACCCTTCGGGCCCGTGGCGGAGGTGACGGAGGCGAGCGACGCCGAGGACGAGCTGATCGAGGCGCTGGACGGCGCGGAGGTCCTCGTCACGCAGATGGGCCCCGTCACCGAGCGGGTGCTGAACGCCGCCGACAGCCTGCGGCTGGTCGTCGTGTGCCGGGGCGGCCCGGTCAACGTGAACCTCGACGCGGCCAAGGCCCGTGACGTACGGGTGTGCTTCGCGCCCGGCCGCAACGCCGCCGCCACCGCCGAGTTCACCGTCGGCATGCTACTGGCCGCCGTGCGCCGCATCCCGCAGGCCCACGACCTCCTGGCCGGACAGGGCAGTTGGGAGGGCGGCGCCGCCTACTACACGTACGAGCACAGCGGCCTGGAGCTGGAGGACCTGCCCGTCGGACTCGTCGGCTACGGCGCCGTCGGCAGCAGGGTCGCCCGCGTGCTGTGCGCCTTCGGCGCGCAGGTCATGGTCTACGACCCCTACGTGCGCGGCGAGATCCACGGCCTGCGCGTGTCCTCGCTGGACCAGCTCCTCACCCGCTCCCGGGTGATCACCCTGCACGCCCGCCTCACCGCCGAGACCCGCGGTCTGATCGGCGCCCGCGAGCTGGCCCTGCTGCCCGAGGGGGCGGTCGTGGTGAACGTCGCCCGCGGCCCGCTCGTCGACGAGAGCGCCCTGTGCGACGCGCTGGAGGCCGGCCGGCTGTCGGCGGCCGCCCTCGACACCTACGCGCACGAGCCGCTGCCCCCGGACTCCCGGCTGCATGCCCTGGCCGACCGGGTCGTGCTGACCCCGCACCTCGGCGGGGCGAGCCGCGCGGTGGCCGAGAAGGCGGCGAGGATCGCGGCGGAGGAGGTGGGCCGCTGGGTGCGGGGGGAGCCGTTGGCGCACTGTCTGACCTGA
- a CDS encoding FGGY-family carbohydrate kinase, with protein sequence MTDENETVWLGIDLGTQSVRALAVTAGGTVRGRGSAPLGGRREGGRHEQDPGEWWEAVRTASRSALLTLTGVRIGGLAVCGTSGTVLLTDAEGRPTSPALMYDDARAAGEAARLREAGLAVQDTWALPKALWLVGAHGKGRVTHQPDIVTARLVGRPVPTDSSHALKTGYDLERDAWPDVALDLPDVVLPGTRLGEVCPAAAEATGIPAGTPVVAGMTDGCAAQIAAGALRHGSWNSVLGTTLVLKGAAPDPVRDPTGVVYNHRAPGGTWLPGGASSVGAGALPADVDPVAMDERAAAFEPSGAVAYPLVSRGERFPFLAPDATPLLLGTPADDADRWAGLLQGVGFAERLCLDYLHHLGAPLDGPLTFTGGAARSPYWNQLRADILGRPARVPEQTEPALGMAALALHGTTGTPLAEAAEHMVRIRTVVEPRPGRTALFADPYARLVDELTARGWLSAQVAAHARARLDRDTPAC encoded by the coding sequence ATGACAGACGAGAACGAGACGGTGTGGCTGGGGATCGACCTCGGCACCCAGAGCGTCCGCGCCCTTGCGGTCACGGCCGGCGGAACCGTGCGGGGCCGGGGTTCCGCCCCGCTCGGCGGCCGGCGCGAGGGCGGGCGGCACGAGCAGGATCCGGGGGAGTGGTGGGAGGCCGTGCGCACGGCCTCCCGTTCCGCGCTCCTCACCCTGACGGGTGTACGGATCGGCGGGCTCGCGGTGTGCGGGACGTCCGGGACCGTGCTGCTGACGGACGCGGAGGGACGGCCGACGAGCCCGGCGCTCATGTACGACGACGCACGCGCGGCGGGCGAGGCGGCACGGCTGCGGGAGGCGGGGCTCGCGGTACAGGACACCTGGGCGCTGCCGAAGGCGCTGTGGCTCGTCGGCGCGCACGGGAAGGGCCGGGTCACCCACCAGCCCGACATCGTCACCGCACGACTGGTCGGCAGGCCGGTGCCCACCGACTCCAGTCATGCCCTCAAGACGGGCTACGACCTCGAGCGCGACGCCTGGCCGGATGTCGCCCTGGACCTCCCCGACGTCGTCCTGCCCGGCACCCGTCTCGGCGAGGTCTGCCCGGCCGCCGCGGAGGCGACCGGCATCCCCGCCGGGACCCCCGTCGTCGCCGGGATGACCGACGGCTGCGCGGCCCAGATCGCGGCGGGCGCCCTGCGGCACGGATCCTGGAACTCGGTGCTCGGTACCACCCTGGTGCTCAAGGGGGCCGCTCCGGACCCGGTGCGGGACCCCACCGGCGTGGTCTACAACCACCGCGCGCCGGGCGGTACCTGGCTGCCCGGCGGGGCGTCGAGCGTGGGCGCGGGGGCGTTGCCGGCGGACGTGGACCCGGTGGCCATGGACGAACGGGCGGCCGCCTTCGAGCCGTCCGGCGCGGTCGCGTACCCGCTGGTCTCCCGGGGCGAGCGGTTCCCGTTCCTGGCCCCGGACGCCACCCCCCTCCTCCTCGGCACCCCGGCCGACGACGCCGACCGCTGGGCCGGGCTCCTCCAGGGCGTCGGGTTCGCGGAGCGCCTGTGCCTGGACTACCTCCACCACCTGGGCGCCCCGCTCGACGGCCCCCTCACCTTCACCGGCGGCGCGGCCCGCAGCCCGTACTGGAACCAGCTCCGCGCCGACATCCTCGGCCGCCCGGCCCGCGTACCCGAACAGACCGAACCGGCCCTGGGAATGGCCGCGTTGGCGCTGCACGGCACCACGGGCACCCCCCTGGCTGAGGCCGCCGAGCACATGGTCCGCATCCGCACGGTCGTGGAGCCGCGCCCCGGCCGCACGGCCCTCTTCGCCGACCCGTACGCCCGTCTCGTCGACGAACTCACCGCGCGCGGCTGGCTTTCGGCGCAGGTGGCGGCCCACGCGCGCGCCCGGCTCGACCGGGACACCCCAGCCTGTTGA
- a CDS encoding histidine phosphatase family protein yields the protein MSATLLLARHGQTIWHAENRYAGVSDIGLTDEGRAQAEALGRWAAVHRPDAIWTSPLSRAIATADPACRALGIAPQREPGLRECDFGVVEGRTLAEFAAEVPEAAEAFRADPVTYPFPGAEDPLEAASRGAGALRRIAAAHPDERVLVVAHNTLLRLVLCTLLSIPLREYRRVFPRLRNAAITELRLGEDGSAALLSLNVPCEPDRS from the coding sequence ATGAGCGCGACCCTGCTGCTGGCCCGGCACGGACAGACCATCTGGCACGCCGAGAACCGTTACGCGGGGGTGAGCGACATCGGGCTCACCGACGAGGGCCGCGCCCAGGCGGAGGCGCTCGGCCGGTGGGCGGCCGTCCACCGCCCCGACGCGATCTGGACGTCCCCCCTCTCGCGGGCGATCGCCACCGCCGACCCCGCCTGCCGTGCCCTCGGCATCGCCCCGCAGCGCGAACCCGGCCTCAGGGAGTGCGACTTCGGGGTGGTGGAGGGCCGTACCCTCGCGGAGTTCGCCGCGGAGGTGCCCGAGGCGGCCGAGGCCTTCCGGGCGGACCCGGTGACATATCCCTTCCCCGGCGCGGAGGACCCGCTCGAAGCCGCCTCCCGCGGAGCCGGCGCCCTGCGCCGCATCGCCGCCGCCCACCCCGACGAGCGCGTGCTGGTCGTCGCCCACAACACCCTGCTGCGGCTGGTGCTGTGCACGCTGCTGTCGATCCCGCTCCGGGAGTACCGCAGAGTGTTCCCGCGGTTGCGCAACGCGGCGATCACCGAACTCCGCCTCGGCGAAGACGGATCCGCCGCACTTCTCTCACTCAATGTGCCGTGCGAGCCGGACAGGTCGTAG
- a CDS encoding SAM-dependent methyltransferase codes for MTEIDTSVPHSARIWNYWLGGKDNYPVDEAAGDAYTAVFPGIVTIARSSRAFLGRSIRYLVEEAGVRQFLDVGTGLPTVDNTHEVAQRFAPESKIVYVDNDPLVLAHARALLTSAPEGETAYEDLTLYEPEKILQAASRTLDLTRPVALILSGILGHVTDYDLARDLVRRLVAGLPSGSYLCVNDGSRGTDPDYEQAQDAYNETGAVPYLLRPIDRIEAFFEGLELVDPGVVSVPLWRPDGDAAPAPIGQHGGVGRKA; via the coding sequence ATGACGGAGATCGACACCTCGGTGCCGCATTCGGCCCGGATCTGGAACTACTGGCTCGGCGGCAAGGACAACTACCCCGTCGACGAGGCGGCCGGCGACGCCTACACGGCCGTCTTCCCCGGCATCGTCACGATCGCCCGCAGCAGCCGCGCCTTTCTCGGCCGCAGCATCCGGTACCTGGTCGAGGAGGCGGGCGTCCGCCAGTTCCTGGACGTCGGCACCGGGCTGCCCACGGTCGACAACACCCACGAGGTCGCCCAGCGCTTCGCCCCCGAATCGAAGATCGTCTACGTCGACAACGACCCGCTGGTCCTCGCCCACGCCCGTGCCCTGCTCACCTCCGCACCGGAGGGCGAGACGGCGTACGAGGACCTGACGCTCTACGAGCCGGAGAAGATCCTTCAGGCGGCCTCCCGGACCCTAGACCTCACCCGCCCGGTTGCCCTGATCCTCAGTGGCATCCTCGGCCATGTCACCGACTACGACCTGGCCCGTGACCTGGTCCGCCGGCTGGTGGCGGGCCTGCCCTCCGGCAGCTACCTGTGCGTCAACGACGGCTCCCGCGGCACCGACCCGGACTACGAGCAGGCTCAGGACGCCTACAACGAGACCGGCGCGGTGCCCTACCTCCTGCGTCCGATCGACAGGATCGAGGCGTTCTTCGAGGGCCTGGAGCTGGTGGACCCGGGCGTGGTGTCGGTCCCGCTGTGGCGCCCGGACGGCGACGCGGCCCCCGCGCCGATCGGCCAGCACGGCGGCGTGGGACGAAAGGCCTGA
- a CDS encoding amino acid permease, with product MPSTTVKAPQESDASLTHGLKQRHLSMIALGGVIGAGLFVGSGAGIAAAGPSIVLAYTLSGLLVMLVMRMLGEMSAAYPSSGSFSAHAERAFGPWAGFTAGWSFWILLCTAVGLEGIGAAKIVTGWLPGTPEWAWVALFMVVFCVTNLAAVKNFGEFEFWFAALKVGAIGLFLVLGVLAIAGVLPGTDAPGTANLTGRGDFFPGGGEGLVVGLLASVFAYGGLETVTIAAAESEDPVRGVASAVRTAMWRIALFYIGSMAVIVTLVPWDSKAVVEKGPYVAALDELGIPGAGQLMNVVVLIALLSAMNANVYGSSRIAYSLVERGLGPRTLGRVFGGAPRVAVLASSVFGFVCVVLSYWRPDDVFAWLLNMIGAVILVVWGFIAVSQLRLRRALEREAPERLVVRTWAFPCLTWVALAGMAAILVLMAREPDTRVQLYWTGGMTLALAGAGYAWQRARTEV from the coding sequence ATGCCCAGCACCACCGTCAAGGCTCCACAAGAGTCGGACGCCTCCCTGACCCACGGCCTCAAGCAGCGCCATCTGTCGATGATCGCCCTCGGCGGGGTGATCGGCGCGGGACTGTTCGTCGGTTCCGGCGCGGGGATCGCCGCCGCCGGGCCCTCGATCGTCCTCGCCTACACGCTCTCCGGCCTCCTCGTGATGCTGGTGATGCGGATGCTCGGCGAGATGTCGGCCGCGTACCCCTCCTCCGGCTCCTTCTCCGCGCACGCCGAGCGGGCGTTCGGCCCCTGGGCGGGCTTCACCGCCGGCTGGTCCTTCTGGATCCTGCTGTGCACGGCCGTGGGCCTGGAGGGCATCGGCGCCGCGAAGATCGTGACGGGCTGGCTGCCGGGGACGCCCGAATGGGCGTGGGTGGCCCTGTTCATGGTGGTCTTCTGCGTCACGAACCTGGCCGCGGTGAAGAACTTCGGCGAGTTCGAGTTCTGGTTCGCGGCCCTGAAGGTGGGCGCGATCGGCCTGTTCCTGGTCCTCGGTGTGCTGGCGATCGCCGGTGTCCTGCCCGGCACGGACGCCCCGGGCACCGCGAACCTCACCGGCCGCGGGGACTTCTTCCCGGGCGGCGGCGAGGGCCTGGTCGTCGGCCTGCTCGCCTCCGTCTTCGCGTACGGCGGCCTGGAGACGGTCACCATCGCGGCCGCCGAGTCCGAGGACCCGGTGCGCGGGGTGGCGAGCGCGGTCCGGACGGCGATGTGGCGCATCGCGCTGTTCTACATCGGCTCGATGGCGGTCATCGTCACCCTGGTCCCCTGGGACTCCAAGGCGGTCGTGGAGAAGGGCCCGTATGTCGCCGCCCTCGACGAACTGGGCATCCCGGGAGCGGGGCAGCTCATGAACGTGGTCGTCCTGATCGCCCTCCTCTCCGCGATGAACGCCAACGTCTACGGCTCCTCCCGTATCGCCTACTCCCTGGTCGAGCGGGGCCTCGGCCCGAGGACCCTGGGCCGCGTCTTCGGCGGTGCCCCGCGCGTCGCGGTGCTCGCCTCCAGCGTCTTCGGCTTCGTCTGCGTGGTCCTCAGCTACTGGCGCCCCGACGACGTCTTCGCCTGGCTCCTCAACATGATCGGCGCGGTCATCCTCGTCGTCTGGGGTTTCATCGCCGTCTCCCAGCTGCGGCTGCGCCGCGCCCTGGAACGCGAGGCCCCCGAGCGGCTCGTCGTCCGCACCTGGGCCTTCCCCTGTCTGACCTGGGTCGCCCTGGCGGGCATGGCCGCGATCCTCGTCCTGATGGCCCGCGAACCGGACACCCGCGTACAGCTGTACTGGACGGGCGGCATGACGCTGGCCCTGGCGGGCGCGGGGTACGCGTGGCAGAGGGCCCGCACCGAGGTCTGA
- a CDS encoding TauD/TfdA dioxygenase family protein — protein MSGIEIRKVTARIGAHISGVDISRPLDEETATALRDALNVHKALVFSDVNLDDEGQQAFARHFGELTTAHPTVPAVDGAPNVLPVDSEEGRAANNWHTDVTFVLNPPQASTLRSLTIPPYGGETLISNSAAAYRNLPEPLRRLADGLWAEHTNDYDYAVPEETVDAEQAARRAQFTSIKFRTAHPVVRVHPLTGERGLFIGGFAQRIVGLSVSESRKVLDLLQAYVTRPENLLRHRWSENQLVLFDNRITQHYAVDNYDGLPRRLHRVTVAGDVPVGIEGKESYSIQGDASHYSAVAA, from the coding sequence ATGTCCGGTATCGAGATCCGCAAGGTCACCGCCCGCATCGGCGCCCACATCTCCGGCGTCGACATCTCCAGGCCGCTCGACGAGGAGACGGCCACCGCCCTCCGGGACGCCCTCAACGTCCACAAGGCGCTGGTCTTCAGTGACGTGAACCTCGACGACGAGGGCCAGCAGGCCTTCGCCCGCCACTTCGGCGAGCTCACCACCGCCCACCCGACCGTGCCCGCCGTGGACGGCGCCCCGAACGTCCTGCCCGTCGACAGCGAGGAGGGACGCGCCGCCAACAACTGGCACACCGACGTCACCTTCGTCCTCAACCCGCCGCAGGCCAGCACCCTGCGCAGCCTGACGATCCCGCCGTACGGCGGCGAGACGCTGATCTCCAACTCGGCGGCCGCGTACCGGAATCTGCCCGAGCCGCTGCGCCGGCTGGCCGACGGCCTGTGGGCCGAGCACACCAACGACTACGACTACGCCGTACCGGAGGAGACGGTGGACGCGGAACAGGCCGCCCGGCGCGCCCAGTTCACCTCCATCAAGTTCCGCACGGCCCATCCGGTGGTCCGGGTGCACCCGCTGACCGGTGAACGCGGGCTGTTCATCGGCGGGTTCGCGCAGCGGATCGTGGGCCTGTCGGTGAGCGAGTCCCGCAAGGTCCTCGACCTGCTCCAGGCGTATGTGACCCGGCCGGAGAACCTGCTGCGGCACCGCTGGTCGGAGAACCAGCTCGTGCTCTTCGACAACCGCATCACCCAGCACTACGCCGTCGACAACTACGACGGGCTGCCGCGCCGGCTGCACCGGGTGACCGTCGCCGGGGACGTGCCGGTGGGCATCGAGGGCAAGGAGAGCTACTCGATCCAGGGCGACGCCTCGCACTACTCGGCCGTAGCGGCGTAG